The DNA window AATTATTCCATTTATGTACCATTGCCATATTTTAATGCATGAAGATGATGGTATGATGGGACAGTTTATTGTTAAACCAAACCTGACAAGTGTAAATGAAATTGCTTTGAATGACTTAAGTATCAAAATATATCCGAATCCCGTAAAAGATATTTTGTTTTTAAATATTGAACAGTTATCCAACCCGAAACCTGTTGAAGTAAAAGTGTACAACAGCATTGGAAAACTGGTTTATCAAACTGATATTAAAGATACAAATACGGTAATTGATATTGGGCAATGGTCAGGTGGTTTATATTTAATAGAAATTCAACAAGAAGGAAGCAGAGCATTTAAAAAAATAATTGTAGAATAATGAGATTTTATTTGATTTATATATTGATGTTGGGATTCAAGACTGTTGTTGGGCAAGTTCCTAACAACAGTTTTGAAACATGGAATTCCATGAGTGGATATTCGACCCCTGCGAATTGGGACAACTTAAATCAAATAACTTTTTCAAGTGGAATATTTACGTGTTCGCAAGGGACTCCGGGAAATCCCGGCAGCAGTTACCTGTTTTTAATGTCTAAAACTGTTCCGGGCCGAGGAGTCGTTCCGGGAATTGCAGTTTCAGGAAAACTAGACACAAACACTTATAAGCCATTATCAGGTTACTCCTTTACAAATAGGCCGCAAAGTTTAAATTACAATATCCAATACATGCCTTATGATCCAACGGACTCAACGAGTGTGAAAGTTTTGTTAACTAAATGGAATACTTCAACTATGCTTCGTGATACGATTGCTTATGGCGCCAGCTATTACAATGCAATGGCGCATTCTTGGTTTGTTGGCAGTACTTATTTGAATTATCAAAGTGGAGATGCTCCTGATAGTGCGTTAATTATTTTGTCTTCAAGTTCAAGTAGTCCGAAGAACGGAAGCTATATTTATTTGGACAACTTGCTATTCACTGGCTCGGTTATCGGTATCAATGAACAAAGTATAAATCAGGAAGATGTCCTTATTTATCCCAATCCAACAGTTGAATTGCTCATAGTGGAATTGAAAAACAATATATCTGAAGTAGAAATAACAGTTAGTGATATATTGGGGAAACAAGTTTTTTGTACATCATCTTCAAATAGTGTAACAGTAAATACAATGACATGGGCAAGAGGAGCCTATTTCATTAAAATAAGTAGAAACAATAAATCAAGTATTAACAAAAAAATAATAATCCAATGAAACTAAAAACAATATTAGTAGCAAGCCTTATGGTTGTAGTACTTGCATCCTGCTCTAATAAAGCAGAATCTGAAAATACCGCAACAGCTACTGAGGTAATAGATGGGGTAACAACTTCGACTTTCAAGGTTTGGGGGAACTGTGAAATGTGTAAGGAAACTATAGAAAGTTCTCTAAAAGTTGATGGAATTACAAAAGCTGACTGGAATGTGGATTCAAAAATAATGACAGTAACTTACGATAATAGTAAGATCACTTTGGATCAAATACAAAAAAACATTGCCTCGGTTGGTTACGATAATGAAAAATACAAAGGGGACGACAAGGCTTATAGTGAGTTAGCCGGATGCTGTCAATACGATAGAAAGTGATATAAATCATATCGTTCTTTGATGCATATCAGTTAGTACATATTCAGATATACGGATATTCGTATATCTGAATATGTATAAACTATGAGAAAAAAAGAACACGACTTAGTATTGATATCGGAGTCATTGAAAGCAATGGCACACCCTGATAGAATTAGTATTTTAACTCTTCTTGGTCAAAAAAAAGAAATTAAGTTTTCGGTTAGTCAGATTTGTGACCAGTTAAAATTAAATCAGCCTGAAGTGTCAAGGCATCTTTCAATATTAAAAAATAAAGGGATTTTAATGTTTGAAAGAGTTGGTTCGCACATTTACTACTCACTAAACAAAAATAATTTGGTTTTTAACTGTATCGAAAAATTGCTCCACAAGAAATGAAGAATAAGAAAAGCATATTTGTAACAAAAGCTTCAGGAGAAACAGCACCTTTTATTGAGGATAAGCTCCGCAATTCTTTGATACGGTCTGGAGCAAATGATAAACAAACTGATGAAATACTCAAAGAAGTTTCGAGTCAATTATATGAAGGAATTTCTACAAAAAAAATCTATCGTTTAGCATTTAATAAATTAAAAGATCGCTCTAAACATTTGGCTGCTCGATACCATTTGAAACAAGGCATAATGGAATTAGGCCCTTCCGGCTATCCATTTGAAAGATTCATTGGAGAAATACTAAAAGAGCAAGGCTACTCGGTAAAAGTTGGTGAGATTGTAAAAGGTAAATGTGTCACTCACGAAGTAGATGTGATTGCATTGGCGGATCATCATCATTTTATGATAGAGTGTAAATACCATAATATGCAAGGGATTGTGTGTGATGTAAAAATACCTCTTTACATTCAATCTCGCTTTAAAGATGTAGAAGTTGAATGGCTAAAAATTCCCCAACACGATAAAAAAATCCATCAGGGATGGGTTGTAACAAATACAAAATTTAGCTCAGATGCCATACAATACGGAAACTGTGCCGGATTAAAACTTTTAGGATGGGATTACCCGATTAAAAACAGTCTTAAAGATATTATTGATGATTTAGGCTTATACCCTATTACCTGCCTTACTACGCTTACTCGCGCTGAAAAACAAAAGTTACTGGAAATGAAAATTGTACTCTGTACAGAAATTTGTGCCAATGAAAAACTTCTATATGATATTGGAATGAATGAAACTAAAGTTAAAAAGGTTTTAGAAGAGGGGCAGCAACTTTGCCATAAACTAATGAATAATGGCAAGCATTAAATTAAATATAAATCCACACGCTATTGAGCCGGAGGCAGTATTAACTGCCTTACATTCTGATGCTGCAAATGGCTTAACTTCAACAGAAGCACAAAAACGATTAAAGAATGGTGCAAATAAAATTGAAGCAAAAAAAGACAAAAGTATTTGGCTCATTTTCCTGAGTCAATTTAAAAGTCCTATAGTATGGCTTCTTGTTTTCGCAGCAGGATTGTCTTTTTATTTTGGTGAGTTATTAGATGGCATCGCTATTCTTATTGTAATACTAATCAATGCACTTATAGGCTTTTACATGGAGTACCAAGCAGAACGCTCTATGAATGCCTTAAAGAAATTATCTGCTGTTCCTGCCAAAGTAATGCGCAATGGAAAGTTAGAAGAAATAAATGCGGAGGAAATTGTTCCGGGAGATATAATTTATATTGAGGCAGGAGACATGATTCCTGCCGATGGAAGAATTTTTAAAGCTTCTCAAGTCCAAATTGATGAATCAGCTTTAACAGGAGAATCGCTTCCTGTAGAGAAACAAACCGATAAATTGCATGGGGATACAACTCTTGCAGAGAGAACCAATATGTTGTATAAAGGCACTTTCTCAACAAAAGGGAATGGGTTTATGGTTGTAACAACTACAGGAATGGACACCGAGCTTGGTAATATCGCCCGAATGGTTCAATCAGCTGATCAGGCAGCCACTCCTTTAGAGAAAAAATTAGAAAATTTTAGCAAAAAACTTATTTGGATTACCGTGGGGTTGGTAGTTGTTATTTTTGTTGCCGGACTTTTGAATGGACAAAAATTCCTTGAAATGTTGGAGACCTCAATTGCACTTGCAGTTGCCGCTATACCTGAAGGCTTGCCCATTGTTGCTACAATGGCATTAGCACAAGGGATGATGAAAATGGCAAAATACAATGTAATTGTAAAAAAACTATCCGCAGTTGAAACGCTTGGCGGAACGAATGTAATATGCACAGATAAAACAGGCACACTTACTCAAAATAAAATAGAAGTAAATAAAATAGTTACGCCTGCTGATAATATTGAAGCGTTAGAAATTATTAATCGTATTGCTGTTTTATGTAATACTGCTGAATTACAAAACAGTAACGGTACTGTTAAAGAAATTGGAGATCCGCTTGAAACAGGGCTACTAAAATTTGCCGAAAAGAATTCCATAAATGTTCAAGGCTATAGGGCAAAATATCCAAAATTAAAAGAAGAACCATTTTCTTCGGAAACGAAAATAATGGCTACACTGCATAAAGATCAAAGCAATAATACCACCTATGCAAAAGGAGCCTCAGAAGAGTTGCTGTTGCGTTGTAATCGTATTTTAGAGAAGGATGGCATTAAAGAACTTAATACAGAAAACAGAACCCTTTGGATAAAAAAAGCGGAGGAGCTAGCAAACTCAGGATTGAGAGTGATTGCAGGTGCATATAATCCTTTGGCTTCTGCTGAAGGAGGCTTGTCTCTTAATCTTGTATTTGTTGGATTATTCGGAATGATAGATCCACCGAGAGAAGAAGTATTTGAAGCCATTAAAGAATGCAAAGGAGCAGGAATAAAAGTTATAATGATAACAGGTGATCATCCTGCAACTGCTAAAAATATTGCTGTTAAACTTGGCATTGCCGACAACGGCAATTTTAAAGCAATGATTGGTAAAGAAATGAAAGACTTTGAACATTTGACCGTCAATGAAAAATTGAGTTGGATGGACACGCAAGTGTTTGCAAGAGTTAGCCCAAAACAAAAATTGGATCTTGTAGCTGTTTTACAGGAAGGAAAAAACATTGTTGGAATGACAGGAGATGGTGTAAATGATGCCCCTGCTTTAAAAAAGGCAGATATAGGCATCGCAATGGGCTTAAGAGGTACGCAAGTCTCCCAGGAAGTAGCTGACATGGTATTGAAAGATGATTCCTTTTCATCAATAGTAATTGCCATTAAACAAGGGCGCATTATTTTTGAGAACATCCGAAAGTTCGTGATCTTTTTACTCTCATGTAATTTGAGTGAACTATTAGTAATTGCCACTGCTTCTGTATTTAATCTTCATTTTCAGCTATTCGCTCTTCAGATACTATTTATTAACATAATAACGGATGTTTTACCTGCACTTGCTTTGGGTGTTACCGAAGGGAGTAATGAAATAATGCAAAGACCACCACGGAACATGAATGAACCTATCATTGACAAAAAAAGGTGGATAGCCATTTTCTTTTATTCAATTATTATTGGAGCAGTTAGCGTTGGAGCAGTATTTTTTAGTCATTTTACAGTTCACAATACAGAAACTTGGAACCCGGAATTATGTAACAATATTTTATTTTTCTCACTTATATTTTCACAGTTACTTCATGTTTTCAATATGGGAAATGGTACATCTTTTTTCAATTCAGAAGTACTTAGGAATAAATATGTATGGGGTGCAATTGCTCTCTCTATAATAATTTTATTAGGCGTCTATGCAATTGAACCTGTTAGGAAAGTGCTATCAATTTATGAGATGTCAATTTATGATTGGCTTATTTCTATTGGAGCAAGTATAGTTTCCTTAATAGTAATTCAGATTGGTAAAAAATTAAAAATCGCACAACAATAAAAATAATAATAGAATGAAAATAATTTTGACGATTTTAATAGTGTTAATTATAGCAAGTCCTGCTTTCTGTCTGCACTACACACTAAACGAATCAATAAAAACTGACACTGTTAAAAATAGAAAAACAAGACATCACGAATGAGAAATGATTCTTAATGGATCACAGGAAGAGGTTTTTGCTTTTATGGATGATATTAGAAATACAGGTAAACACATGACAGAGAGCAGTGGAGCAATGGCAGGTAGTAAATTGAAAATCGAATGGCTCTCCGATCACAAAACAGGATTAGGCACTAAATATAGATGGACAGGAAAAGTTGTGGGAATGAAAATGGATTTTACTGTTGAAGTAAGCAAATGGATTGGGGGAAAAGAGAAAGTATGGGGTACTGTAGGAGATGCGAAAATGATAGTAATTGATTGGTTTGAAATGGATTTGACAATGACACCTGAAAAGGATGGGAAATCTAATGCCAAACTTGGTATTAATTACACTAAACACAAAGGACTTTTGGGTTTTCTATTTGGTAAATGGTACGCAAAGTGGTGTGTTAAAAGTATGTTAAAGGATACAAGAAAACATTTTGAAAACATAAATAAATTAAATTAACTATCATGAAAACAATAAACGTAATACTTATAAGTGCTATAATCATTATCTCCCATTGTGCTTTCTCACAAAAAGACAGTAGTGGGATTTATTTTACCGCTGATGATTACACGAAGCACAATTTAAGTTTTGCTATTAACTGCAAAACTCAAAAACATAAAATAAAATCTGATATGATTTTTCATCCAAAAGAGATTTCAATCAAACATGCCGATTCAACTTACACTTATCCTAAAGATTCTATTTACGGAATTAAATATTGTGATGGCTCAATTGTAAGGGTTTACAATAACTCAGAATATCCTTTAATTAATCCAAATGAAGCAATAATGATTTTTAAAGTAGTTTCAGGCTCCACCGGAAAAAGCGGTTCAACCGTAAAGACTACTTTTTATTTCAGCAAAGATGCCAAGAGTAATATTCAAGAACTTACAATTTACAATATTAAAGCTGCCTTTCCGGAAAATCATAAATTTCATGATCTCATAGACATGGATTTTCATAATAATATCGAATTAACGCAGTATGATGATTTTCATAAAATAATGAAGATTAACCGTGTACTACAAAACTCAATTGAAACTAAAGGCACTAATGAAAAAAGTCATCATTAATAATTCTACAAAGCAAACCAATTGGTATGTTATCACAGGTGGGCCAAGTTCAGGCAAAACCACTACAGTAAATATACTAAGAGAGCGAGGCTACATCACAACAATGGAGCATGCCCGACATTTTCTTGATACTCAACGATTAAAAGGAAGAACTATTGAAGAGGTTAGAAAAAATCAACGTGAATTTCAGTTGGGAGTTTTAGATATGCAAATCGAGCAAGAAAATGAAATCGCACCTGAGGTTCAGGTTTTTCTTGATCGTGCAATCCCTGATGCGCTTGCCTATTATCGCTTTTTAAATCTTGAGCCTGATTTAAAATTAATAGAGGCGCTGAAAAATGTTTATTATAAAAAAGTATTCATTCTCGAATGTCTACCATTAGTAAACGATTACGCGCGCAAAGAAAATGCTGAGGCTCAAAAGAAAATTCATTCGTTGATAACAGAAGTTTATGAGGCTCTTCCCTTTCCTGTTGTGCATGTACCGGTGTTACCAACGGATGAAAGAGTTGATTACATATTGAATAATTTATAGGAGGGAGATGATGGTAATCTATATTAAAAATATGGTTTGTGATCGCTGCAAAATGGCGGTGAAATTTGAGTTAACTAAACTTGGAATTAATACAACAAGTATTGACCTTGGTGAGATTACTATTGATAATGAATTAAGTGCCGATAAAAAGGAAGCACTATCAATAGCCTTAAAAGAAATTGGTTTTGAAATATTGGATGATTCTAAAGCCAAAACGATAGAAAAAATAAAAACAGAAATCATTTATCTAATTCATCACAATGATAATGATGTTCGTATCAATTATTCAAAATTTATTGAGGAAAAACTTAAACGTGATTATAACTATTTGAGTAATCTTTTTTCAGAGATTGAGGGAACTACTATTGAAAAGTATATTATTTTACAGAAGATAGAGAGAGTAAAGGAACTCCTTGTGTATAATCAGCTTTCCTTGAGTGAAATTGCTGACCAAATGGGGTATAGTAGTGTTGCTTATTTATCAGGGCAATTCAAAAAAGTAACAGGTCTAACCCCAAGTTACTTTAAAACTATTAAGGAAAACAAAAGAAAATCATTAGATAAAATTTAACCAGTAAATATCATAAACTAAAAAGAAAATATCATAATATTTATGTAAGCCAACCTGTCTACCTTTGAATAAAAAATAATAATAATGGAAACCTTAAAAAATACAATCGAAATTCCTCTTGTCGGTATGGATAGCGAGCATTGCGCTATGCTTATTGATGGTGGTTTATCTAAATTGGAAGGTATATCAAAGCATCGTGTAGACTTTAATAATAATAAGGCGGTTATTGAATTCAATTCTAAAAAGCCTGAATTCAGTTACATTGTAAAAACTGTCCGAGATTTAGGTTATGATGTAGAAAGTATTAAGAAAACTTTTCCAATCACAGGAATGACCTGTGCTTCTTGTGCGGTAAGTACCGAATCAATTTTGAAATCCTTAGATGGTGTAATTAGTGTAGCCTCCAACTTTGCAAATGCAAGCGCAACTGTCGAATTCATTCCTGATCTTGTAACTCTTTCTCAAATGAAAATCGCATTACAATCAATCGGTTATGACATGATAATTGATGAGGAAAATGCACACGACTTAAAGGAGAAAATTCATCAGAATCTTTATGTCGAATTACGAAATAAAACAATTTGGGCGGTAGCACTCTCTTTTCCTGTTGTCATTATTGGTATGTTCTTTATGGAAATGCCATACGCAAATCAAATAATGATGGTCTTAACAACTCCTGTTCTTTTTTGGTTTGGCAGGAACTTTTTTATTAATGCTTACAAGCAAATCAAGCACTTTAGTGCTAATATGGATACTTTGGTTGCATTAAGCACAGGGATAGCTTATTTGTTTAGTGCATTTAATACATTTTATCCTGAGTTTTGGCATAAGAGAGGCTTACATGCACATGTTTATTTTGAAGCAGCCTCAGTGGTAATAGCATTTATTTTATTAGGAAAGCTGTTAGAGGAAAAGGCAAAGTCTAACACGTCATCAGCCATTAAGAAATTAATAGGTTTACAACCTAAGACTGTTACAGTCATTCATGAAGGCGGTCATGAAATGGAAATGCCGATTTCAAAAGTACACATGAGTAATATTCTTCTGGTGAAACCCGGTGATAAAATTCCGGTAGATGGTGAAGTAATAGAAGGCGTATCCTTTGTTGATGAAAGCATGATCAGTGGAGAACCTATTCCTGTAGAAAAACGACAAGGCGACAAAGTTTTTACCGGTACATTAAATCAAAAAGGTAGTTTCAAAATTAAGGCACTTAAAGTTGGAAGCGAAACTGTTCTTGCTCAAATAATAAAAATGGTGCAGGAAGCACAGGGAAGTAAGGCCCCGGTTCAGAAACTTGTAGATAAAATTGCAGCGATATTTGTCCCCGTTGTAATAGCTCTTTCCATATTAAGTTTAATGGTTTGGTGGATTTTTGGTGGTGACAATGGGCTTACACAAGGATTACTTTCAATGGTAACCGTATTAGTAATTGCCTGTCCATGCGCATTAGGATTGGCAACTCCCACAGCTATTATGGTTGGGGTTGGAAAAGGTGCCGAGCATGGCATATTAATTAAAGATGCCGAAAGTCTTGAATTGGCAAAAAATGTTACTGCAATTATTTTAGACAAAACCGGAACTATAACAGAAGGGAAGCCCGAAGTAACTGATTTCATTATTTCGGATATAATAAGTGCAGATCAATCAAAACAAATCTTGATGGCCATTGAATCGCAATCTGCTCATCCGCTTGCCGAAGCTGTAAGTAAGTATTTGAAAAAGGATAATACAATTCCGATTCAATTAAATAGTATTGAGAATATTACTGGTAAAGGCGTTAAAGCAATTATAGATGGGCAAGCTTATTTTGTAGGGAACAAGGCTTTAATGAACGAAAATAATATTCAAATAAATTCCGCTGATTCTGAAAAAGCAGCTGCCCTGCAAAGCGAAGCTAAAACAGTAACTTTCTTTTCTGATTCAAAACAGGTTTTAATAGTGATAGCAATAGCGGATAAAGTAAAAGTTAATTCAGCCAAAGCTATAGAGCATTTGCAAAATCAGGGAATAGAAGTATACATGCTTACTGGCGACAATACACAAACAGCCTCTGCGGTAGCTAAACAAGTCGGATTAATAAATTACAAAGCGGAATTTCTACCCGCTCAAAAATCCGAGTTTATTAAAGAATTACAGGCTAAGGGAAAAGTTGTGGCAATGGTAGGTGATGGCATTAATGATTCTCAAGCTTTAGCACAATCAGATGTTAGTATTGCGATGGGTAAGGGCTCAGATATTGCTATTGATGTAGCCAAGATGACAATCATTTCTTCAGATCTTATGCTCATTCCGGAGGCGATCAAACTATCAAGGCTTACAGTAAAAACTATCAGGCAAAATTTATTTTGGGCATTTATCTATAACATCATAGGGATCCCAATTGCAGCCGGACTTCTGTATCCATTTAATGGATTTATTCTTAACCCAATGATTGCTGGTGCTGCAATGGCATTAAGTTCAGTTAGTGTTGTAAGCAATAGCTTATGGCTTAAATTAAAAACTATAAATTAAAAAAACATGGAAACTTTAAAATTCAAAACCAATATAAAATGTACAGGATGTGTTGCAAAAGTAACGCCCTTGCTTAATAACGAATCAGAGATTGAAAAGTGGGAAGTTGACATCTATAACCCTGAAAAAATTCTGACAGTTGAAACAACGCATATCGATGCACAGAAAGTAATCGAAACAATAGAAAAAGCCGGATTTAAAGCAGAAAAAATATGAAAAGAGTTCTTAAAAATATTTTGAGAATTATAAAGTGGATATTTGTCCCAAAAAAATCATGCTGTAAATAGCAAGTAGTACGTTTAAGAAATAAAGACAAAAGATGATAAGTAACTTCATAACATGGGCATTAAAAAACAGAATCATCGTTCTGCTAATTGCAGCGGGTGTGACTGTTTATGGGATAATTGCGGTTAAGAATACCCCTGTTGATGCTATTCCGGATTTATCCGAGAATCAGGTAATTATTTTTACTGAATGGATGGGCAGAAATCCGCAAATCATCGAAGACCAAATAACGTACCCTTTGGTAAGTAACCTACAAGGTATTCCTAAAGTAAAAAACATCAGAGCTAACAGCATGTTTGGAATGAGTTTCGTTTTTGTCATTTTTGATGATGACGCAGATATTTATTGGGCAAGGACAAGGGTTTTAGAAAGATTGAATTATGCCCAGCGTTTGTTGCCTGAAGGAATAACACCTACACTTGGGCCTGATGGAACCGGATTAGGACATGTTTATTGGTACACTTTAGATGCACCCGGATATGATTTAGGTGAATTACGGGCATTACAAGATTGGTATGTTCGCTTTGCATTACAAACAGTTGAAGGTGTGAGTGAAGTGTCTTCTTTCGGGGGATTTCAAAGACAATATCAAGTCGTTGCCGACCCAAATAAGCTAAGATACTATAATGTAACATTGATGGATCTTAATGAAAAAATTGCTGCAAATAACAACGATGTTGGAGGACGGAAATTTGAACAATCTGATATTGGTTATATCATAAAAGGTTCAGGCTATATCAAAAATATTAAGGAGATTGAAGAGATTCCTTTGAAAACTATTAATTCGACTCCAATACGAGTAAAAGATGTCGCTACTGTGCAAATGGGAGGCGATTTAAGATTAGGGATTATTGATGAGAACGGACAAGGAGAAAAAGTTGGTGGAATAGTAATTATGCGCTATGGAGAGAATGCAAAAGATGTCATTGACAGAATAAAAGAAAAGCTTCCCGAAATAGAAAAAGGTCTACCTGTCGGTGTAAAATTTAAAACAGCTTATGACAGGTCAGATTTAATTGAAGCTACAATAGCTACATTAAAAGAGGCAGTAATTGAAGAGATTATTGTAGTTGCAATCGTGTTACTAATATTTTTATTTCATGTAAGAAGCGCTTTGATAGTAATTATCACAATACCAATTTCTATTTTAATTTCATTTATTATGATGAGTTGGTTTGGGATA is part of the Bacteroidota bacterium genome and encodes:
- a CDS encoding winged helix-turn-helix transcriptional regulator, which codes for MRKKEHDLVLISESLKAMAHPDRISILTLLGQKKEIKFSVSQICDQLKLNQPEVSRHLSILKNKGILMFERVGSHIYYSLNKNNLVFNCIEKLLHKK
- a CDS encoding copper-translocating P-type ATPase, with translation METLKNTIEIPLVGMDSEHCAMLIDGGLSKLEGISKHRVDFNNNKAVIEFNSKKPEFSYIVKTVRDLGYDVESIKKTFPITGMTCASCAVSTESILKSLDGVISVASNFANASATVEFIPDLVTLSQMKIALQSIGYDMIIDEENAHDLKEKIHQNLYVELRNKTIWAVALSFPVVIIGMFFMEMPYANQIMMVLTTPVLFWFGRNFFINAYKQIKHFSANMDTLVALSTGIAYLFSAFNTFYPEFWHKRGLHAHVYFEAASVVIAFILLGKLLEEKAKSNTSSAIKKLIGLQPKTVTVIHEGGHEMEMPISKVHMSNILLVKPGDKIPVDGEVIEGVSFVDESMISGEPIPVEKRQGDKVFTGTLNQKGSFKIKALKVGSETVLAQIIKMVQEAQGSKAPVQKLVDKIAAIFVPVVIALSILSLMVWWIFGGDNGLTQGLLSMVTVLVIACPCALGLATPTAIMVGVGKGAEHGILIKDAESLELAKNVTAIILDKTGTITEGKPEVTDFIISDIISADQSKQILMAIESQSAHPLAEAVSKYLKKDNTIPIQLNSIENITGKGVKAIIDGQAYFVGNKALMNENNIQINSADSEKAAALQSEAKTVTFFSDSKQVLIVIAIADKVKVNSAKAIEHLQNQGIEVYMLTGDNTQTASAVAKQVGLINYKAEFLPAQKSEFIKELQAKGKVVAMVGDGINDSQALAQSDVSIAMGKGSDIAIDVAKMTIISSDLMLIPEAIKLSRLTVKTIRQNLFWAFIYNIIGIPIAAGLLYPFNGFILNPMIAGAAMALSSVSVVSNSLWLKLKTIN
- a CDS encoding cation-translocating P-type ATPase; translated protein: MASIKLNINPHAIEPEAVLTALHSDAANGLTSTEAQKRLKNGANKIEAKKDKSIWLIFLSQFKSPIVWLLVFAAGLSFYFGELLDGIAILIVILINALIGFYMEYQAERSMNALKKLSAVPAKVMRNGKLEEINAEEIVPGDIIYIEAGDMIPADGRIFKASQVQIDESALTGESLPVEKQTDKLHGDTTLAERTNMLYKGTFSTKGNGFMVVTTTGMDTELGNIARMVQSADQAATPLEKKLENFSKKLIWITVGLVVVIFVAGLLNGQKFLEMLETSIALAVAAIPEGLPIVATMALAQGMMKMAKYNVIVKKLSAVETLGGTNVICTDKTGTLTQNKIEVNKIVTPADNIEALEIINRIAVLCNTAELQNSNGTVKEIGDPLETGLLKFAEKNSINVQGYRAKYPKLKEEPFSSETKIMATLHKDQSNNTTYAKGASEELLLRCNRILEKDGIKELNTENRTLWIKKAEELANSGLRVIAGAYNPLASAEGGLSLNLVFVGLFGMIDPPREEVFEAIKECKGAGIKVIMITGDHPATAKNIAVKLGIADNGNFKAMIGKEMKDFEHLTVNEKLSWMDTQVFARVSPKQKLDLVAVLQEGKNIVGMTGDGVNDAPALKKADIGIAMGLRGTQVSQEVADMVLKDDSFSSIVIAIKQGRIIFENIRKFVIFLLSCNLSELLVIATASVFNLHFQLFALQILFINIITDVLPALALGVTEGSNEIMQRPPRNMNEPIIDKKRWIAIFFYSIIIGAVSVGAVFFSHFTVHNTETWNPELCNNILFFSLIFSQLLHVFNMGNGTSFFNSEVLRNKYVWGAIALSIIILLGVYAIEPVRKVLSIYEMSIYDWLISIGASIVSLIVIQIGKKLKIAQQ
- a CDS encoding heavy-metal-associated domain-containing protein, which codes for METLKFKTNIKCTGCVAKVTPLLNNESEIEKWEVDIYNPEKILTVETTHIDAQKVIETIEKAGFKAEKI
- a CDS encoding helix-turn-helix transcriptional regulator, with protein sequence MMVIYIKNMVCDRCKMAVKFELTKLGINTTSIDLGEITIDNELSADKKEALSIALKEIGFEILDDSKAKTIEKIKTEIIYLIHHNDNDVRINYSKFIEEKLKRDYNYLSNLFSEIEGTTIEKYIILQKIERVKELLVYNQLSLSEIADQMGYSSVAYLSGQFKKVTGLTPSYFKTIKENKRKSLDKI
- a CDS encoding heavy-metal-associated domain-containing protein; translated protein: MKLKTILVASLMVVVLASCSNKAESENTATATEVIDGVTTSTFKVWGNCEMCKETIESSLKVDGITKADWNVDSKIMTVTYDNSKITLDQIQKNIASVGYDNEKYKGDDKAYSELAGCCQYDRK
- a CDS encoding restriction endonuclease; protein product: MKNKKSIFVTKASGETAPFIEDKLRNSLIRSGANDKQTDEILKEVSSQLYEGISTKKIYRLAFNKLKDRSKHLAARYHLKQGIMELGPSGYPFERFIGEILKEQGYSVKVGEIVKGKCVTHEVDVIALADHHHFMIECKYHNMQGIVCDVKIPLYIQSRFKDVEVEWLKIPQHDKKIHQGWVVTNTKFSSDAIQYGNCAGLKLLGWDYPIKNSLKDIIDDLGLYPITCLTTLTRAEKQKLLEMKIVLCTEICANEKLLYDIGMNETKVKKVLEEGQQLCHKLMNNGKH
- a CDS encoding T9SS type A sorting domain-containing protein, translated to MRFYLIYILMLGFKTVVGQVPNNSFETWNSMSGYSTPANWDNLNQITFSSGIFTCSQGTPGNPGSSYLFLMSKTVPGRGVVPGIAVSGKLDTNTYKPLSGYSFTNRPQSLNYNIQYMPYDPTDSTSVKVLLTKWNTSTMLRDTIAYGASYYNAMAHSWFVGSTYLNYQSGDAPDSALIILSSSSSSPKNGSYIYLDNLLFTGSVIGINEQSINQEDVLIYPNPTVELLIVELKNNISEVEITVSDILGKQVFCTSSSNSVTVNTMTWARGAYFIKISRNNKSSINKKIIIQ
- a CDS encoding efflux RND transporter permease subunit, producing MISNFITWALKNRIIVLLIAAGVTVYGIIAVKNTPVDAIPDLSENQVIIFTEWMGRNPQIIEDQITYPLVSNLQGIPKVKNIRANSMFGMSFVFVIFDDDADIYWARTRVLERLNYAQRLLPEGITPTLGPDGTGLGHVYWYTLDAPGYDLGELRALQDWYVRFALQTVEGVSEVSSFGGFQRQYQVVADPNKLRYYNVTLMDLNEKIAANNNDVGGRKFEQSDIGYIIKGSGYIKNIKEIEEIPLKTINSTPIRVKDVATVQMGGDLRLGIIDENGQGEKVGGIVIMRYGENAKDVIDRIKEKLPEIEKGLPVGVKFKTAYDRSDLIEATIATLKEAVIEEIIVVAIVLLIFLFHVRSALIVIITIPISILISFIMMSWFGITSNIMSLAGVALAVGDLVDAGIVMVENALKSISGEDD
- a CDS encoding ATP-binding protein, producing MKKVIINNSTKQTNWYVITGGPSSGKTTTVNILRERGYITTMEHARHFLDTQRLKGRTIEEVRKNQREFQLGVLDMQIEQENEIAPEVQVFLDRAIPDALAYYRFLNLEPDLKLIEALKNVYYKKVFILECLPLVNDYARKENAEAQKKIHSLITEVYEALPFPVVHVPVLPTDERVDYILNNL